The DNA sequence GGCGCCGTCATGTGCCGCGAGAAATGGGTAGCACAGGACGTGGCAGATTGCGGCGATGACTGGGGCATCAGCCTCGCGCCGGATGATGCCTATACGGCCCTGCGCGGCCTGCGCAGCCTGCAGACACGCATGGCCGCGCATGAGCGGGCCGGTCTGACCATCGCAAACTGGCTGGACGGACGCGACGAAGTTTCCCGGGTGCTGCATCCGGCACTGCCGCAGCATCCCGATCACGCTTTGTGGAAACGGGATTTCCGCGGGTCGAACGGCCTGTTTTCCTTCATCCTGCGCGAAACGCCAACCGCAGCCTTGGCGCGCTTTTTCGAGGCCCTCGACCTGTTCTCGATGGGCTTTTCCTGGGGCGGCTTTGAAAGCCTGGTTATTCCCTGCGATCCGCAATTGAAGCGGATGAAGGGCCATTGGAGCGAAGACAAGGACGGTCCGCTGCTGCGCATTCATGTCGGACTGGAAGATGTGGATGATTTGATTGCCGATCTCGATGCCGGCTTTGCGGCGATGGGAGCTGGATAGGTGAAACCTGACGCGCGCCGCATCGGCCTTGTATTGGGGCCTGCCCTGGCGGGACTGATACTGTTCGCCGGGGCGCCCGAAGGATTGAGTGACGCAGCCTGGGGCACGGCCGCCCTGATGGTGCTGATGGCGGTCTGGTGGGCCACGGAAGCGATCCCCATTCCGGCCACGTCGCTGATGCCGCTGGTATTCCTGCCGCTGTTTGGTGCGGGCTCCCCCGCACAGACCGGCAGCGATTATGCCAATCACATCGTGATCCTGTTGCTGGGCGGATTCATTGTGGCCATCGGCATAGAGCGATGGGACCTGCACAAGCGCATTGCCCTGAATGTCATCAGCCGCGTGGGTACATCGCCCGGCGCGCTTGTGTTTGGATTCATGCTGGCAACTGCCGTTTTGTCGATGTGGATTTCCAACACCGCCTCCACGCTGATGATGGTGCCCATCGCCCTGTCTGCCAGCGCCGTTCTGGGCAATGTCTCCCGGCATTTCACCACCGCCCTCATGCTGGGCATCTGCTATGCGGCCTCGATTGGCGGCGTGGCCACGCCGATCGGCACGCCGACCAATCTGATCGCCATCAGCTGGCTGCAGACAGAGGCCGGTGCCCATATCGGGTTTGCGCAATGGATGGCCTTCGGCCTGCCCGCCATGGCGCTGCTGCTGCCTGTGGCCTGGTGGAATGTCACGCGCGGCATGCCGGTGAAATCCGAAAATGCCGAGATCGTCTCGCAGCATGTGCGCACACAGCTGGCGGATATCGGGAAGATGAGTGTTCAGGAAACCCGCGTGGCCATCGTGTTCGGCATCACGGCGGGCCTGTGGTTGTTGCGCCTGCCGTTGGAACTGGGCCTGGAATCGGCGGGGATCGATCTTCTGGCAAAGTATGGCGGCGCGGAAATCGACATGATGATCGCGATTTTCGGCGCCCTGCTCATGTTCCTTGTGCCGGCCGGCGGCGGGCATCATCGCGGCCTGCTCGACTGGCCGGAAGCCGAGCGGATCCCGTGGGGCGTCCTGCTGTTGTTTGGTGGCGGCATTGCCATGGGCAAGGCCATTTCCCGGACCGGCCTGTCGGAATGGATCGGGGAAAGCCTGCGCGTTCTCGACGTATTGCCGGCGTTGGTGTTCATCCTGATCGTGGTGGCGCTGGTCATTTTCCTGACGGAAGTCACATCGAACGTAGCCACAATGACCACGCTGGCCCCTGTGCTGGGGTCACTCGCCATCGCCCTTGGCGCAGCGCCCGAGAGCCTGCTGGCCCCGGCAGCGGTGGCTGCGTCCTGCGCATTCATGTTGCCGGTGGCGACGGCGCCCAATGCCATTGTCTACGGGTCCGGTCATGTGACCATCCAGCAAATGATCCGGAAGGGCTTTTTCATCAATCTGGCAGGGATCGTGATCATCGCGGCGATCGGATACTGGATCGCGCCGATGGTGCTGTAGAGGAACCCGGCGCAACACGGCGCCAAATTCCTCCACTGTCGGCAAGCTGCGTCCCTCACCCAGCCCCGTCTGCACTCAGGCATACAGGACCAAGCTGAACGCCACCTGAACTTAGGTTAATTCAGGCCGCAGGCGGTTCGCTGACCTTGACCATGAGCTTGCCGAGATTCTTGCCTTCGAACAGGCGGGACAGGCTCGCCGGCGCATTTTCGAGCCCATCGACAATATCGGCTTCGAACTTGATCTTGCCGGCCATCAGCCATTGGGCCATCTGCTGGATGCCTTCCGGGAAACGCGGGAAATAGTCGATAACGATGAAGCCCTTGAGCAGGGTGCGGCGCATCAGCAGATTGGAGAAATTGTAGGGGCCCGGCACCGGCTCTGTCGCGTTGTAGGTGCTGATCAGGCCGCAGAGCGGCATGCGGGAGAAATCGTTCAGGCGGGCGATCACCTGATCCATGATCTTGCCGCCGACATTCTCGAAATTGATGTCGATGCCGTCCGGGCAGTGCCTGTCCAGCGCGGCGCCGACGTCTTCCGACTTGTAATTGATCGCGGCGTCGAACCCGGCCGTTTCGGTGAGCCATCGGCACTTCTCGTCGCTGCCGGCGATTCCGACGACGCGGCAGCCCTGGATCTTGGCGATCTGGCCGACCATCGATCCGACAGCGCCGGCGGCGGCAGAGACCACGACGGTCTCGCCCGCTTTCGGCTTGGCGATGTCCATCAGGCCGAAATAGGCGGTCATGCCAGTTGCCCCGAGGGGCCCCATGAAGGCGGTCAACGGTACGCCCGGCAGGCGCGGCAGCGCGTTCAGCGCCTCGCCCGGCAGGTTCGAATAGAGCGACCAGGTGGCAAGGCCGGTATTGACGATGTCACCGGGTTTCAATCCGTCGCAACGGCTCTCGACCACTTCCGCGAGGCCACCTCCCCGCATCGCATCGCCGATCCCGACCGGCGGCAGGTAGCCATCCACATCGCTCATCCAGATCCGGTTGGTCGGGTCCAGCGAGAGATAGATCAGGCGGGTGCGGACCTCGCCGTCCTTGAGGGGCTCCAGCGGCGACTCGACGAGTTCGAGGTCCCCCTCCTTCAGATCGCCCACCGGGCGCTGGCGCAGGATCCAGCTTTTATTCACTTCGGCCATTCTTTCCTCCCATGCTTTGAAAAGAAGGCTAGGCCAAAACCGCGCTAGCGCAAGATGCCCCGCCGCGTCATCCGCCACGCATAAATCAACAGCAGGACGGCTATCAGAATGATGAAAGCTGCAAATGCAGGGTTTGACGCGCTTTCGGGGACGTCTTTCAGGGATAGGCTGTAGATCATGGATATCGCTGCCCCGGCCAGCGAGACAGCAAATGCCCAAACCGCGTATCGGCTGCGCATCAGCAGAAGTATCGACCCAATCAGAGCGCCCCAGACTCCAAGCGCCCAGATGACGTATTGCCAGGCCGGGAATGAGTAGAAAAAGGCTTGCTGCTCTTCGGTGTAATTTGACATGTAAGGCGCCCAGCGTGTCACCGTTGCTGTGAAATCAAACGCGCCAAAACCATTCCAAATAGTGGCCATTACTCCCACCACCCAAAGGTGCCAGGGCGTACCGACTGATTGCGTTTTCAGTGTCTCGTTCATGCTTCCCTCCCAGGATTATCGCACGAGTTTACGCGGCGTAGCGCCACTGGGCAATTCCGCGCCCATGCGCCTGCAATCCTACGCGCTCAATGGGTGACGCCGCCCTGAAGGCGGGCTACACAATTGGCCAGAAAAGGATTCCCGTCTCATGGCCACAGCCCCCGTCGACAATGACAGTCATCTCTATCTGGTGGATGCGAGCGCCTATATCTTCCGCGCCTTCCACGCCCTGCCTCCGCTGACCCGGGCCAGCGACGACCTGCCCATCGGCGCTGTCAGCGGATTCTGCAACATGCTGTTCAAGCTGCTGGAAGATCTGAAAGGGGACGAACGCCCGACGCATTTCGCCTGCATCTTCGACAAATCCTCCATCACCTTCCGCAATGACCTCTACGACCAGTACAAGGCGAACCGGTCCGAGCCGCCGGAAGAGTTGCGGCCGCAATTTCCCCTAGTGCGCCGTGCGGCCGAAGCCTTTGCCGCTCATGCCATCGAGAAGGAAGGTTTCGAGGCAGATGACCTGATCGCCACCTATGCCCGCCAGGCCGAAGCCAGGGGCGCGCGCGTGACGATTGTCTCGTCCGACAAGGATCTGATGCAATTGGTGTCCGACCAAGTCGTGATGCTGGACACGATGAAGAACAGGACGCTGGGGCGCGATGCCGTGTTCGAGAAGTTCGGCGTCGGCCCGGAAAAGGTCGTCGATATCCAGTCCCTGGCCGGGGACAGCGTCGACAATGTGCCCGGCGCGCCCGGCATTGGCGTGAAGACCGCCGCGCAATTGCTGGAGACCTATGGCGACCTCGAAACCCTGCTGGAGCGGGCCGAGGAGATCAAGCAGCCCAAGCGCCGCCAGACCCTGATCGACAATGCGGACCTGATCCGTATCTCGAAACAGCTTGTCACGCTGAAGGATGATGTGCCGCTGGACGTGCCGCTGGAAGACCTGGCCGTACAGGACCCGGATCCAGAGACACTGATCAATTTCCTGGAAGAGATGGAGTTTCGCACCATCACGCGCCGCGTGCGCGAAATGATGGAACTGGAAGGCGCGATCGAAACGGCCCAGCCGGCCGCCGATCCGATCGACCGGAGCAAATATATCTGCATCCGCGACTTCGGAGAGCTGGAAGAATGGGTCGCCCGCGCCACGATGCAGGGCTTTGTCGCGGTCGATACGGAAACCGACAGTCTCGATTCCATTGCGGCGAACCTGGTGGGCGTATCGCTGGCGCTGTCCCCGAATGAGGCCTGCTATGTTCCGCTGGCCCATGTGGACCCGGACAATGCCGGCGACGGCGACATGTTCGGCGCCGACCCGCCGCGGCAGATCCGCATGGAAGATGCCCTGCGCGCGCTGAAGCCGATGCTGGAAGACCCGGCCGTGCTCAAGATCGGGCAGAACATTAAGTATGATCTGTCGATCTTCGCGACGCACAAGATCAAGGTCGGCCCCATCGATGACACGATGCTGCTGTCTTATGTGCTGAATGCCGGCAAACACAATCACGGCATGGATACGCTGTCCGAACGGTATCTCGAGCACAAGACCATTCCGTTCAAGGAGATTGCCGGAACCGGCAAATCGCAGAAGACGTTCGACCAGATTGCCCTGGACAAGGCAACCGAGTACGCCGCCGAAGATGCCGATATCACGCTGCGCCTGTGGCAGGTCTTCAAGCCGCAGCTACGGACCGAGAAAGTGACGACAGTCTACGAGACTTTGGAACGACCGCTCGTCCCGGTGCTTGCGCGCATGGAACAGGAAGGGATCAAGGTAGACCGCGATCACCTGTCTCGACTGTCTTCCGACTTCTCTCAACGCATGGCCGCGCTCGAAGCAGATGCTTATGAGCAGGCCGGCCGCGAATTCAATATCGGCAGCCCGAAACAGCTGGGCGAAATCCTGTTTGACGAGATGGCGCTTGAAGGCGGCAAGAAAACCAAGACCGGCGCGTGGCAAACCGACGCCGATGTGCTGGAAGGGCTTGCCGCAGAGGGCCATGCCCTGCCCCGCACCATTGTCGACTGGCGGGCCCTGTCGAAACTGCGCTCGACCTATACCGAGGCGCTGCAGGCGGCGATCAATCCGAAGACAGGCCGCGTGCATACCAGCTTCTCGATGGCGGTGGCCCAGACAGGCCGCCTGTCCTCGACCGACCCCAACCTTCAGAACATACCGGTCCGCACCGAGGAAGGCCGCAAGATCCGCGAGGCCTTCGTGGCCGACAAGGGCAATGTCCTGGTCAGCGCAGACTATAGCCAGATCGAGCTGCGCATCCTGGCGCACATTGCCGACATCGACGCGCTGAAGACCGCCTTCCGGGACGGGCTCGACATTCATGCCATGACGGCCAGCGAAATGTTCGGGGTGCCGATCGAGGGCATGGACCCGATGGTGCGCCGTCAGGCCAAGGCCATCAATTTCGGCATCATATATGGCATTTCCGGGTTTGGCCTGGCACGCCAGCTGGGCATCCCGCAGAGCGAAGCCAGCGAGTACATCAAGACCTATTTCAAACGCTTTCCCGGCATCCGCGCCTATATGGACGAAACCAAGGCCTTCGCGAAGGAGAATGGCTTTGTGACGACCGCCTACGGACGGAAGATCAATTTGTCCGGTATCAAGTCAAAGGGCCCTCAACGCTCCTTCGCGGAACGTCAGGCCATCAACGCGCCGATCCAGGGCTCTGCCGCCGACATCATCAAACGCGCCATGATCCGCATGCCGGACGCGCTTGCCAGGGCCGGGCTGTCGGCGCGCATGCTGTTGCAGGTCCACGACGAACTGGTCTTCGAGTGTCCGGAAAAGGAGGCCGACGCGCTGATCGACACGGTCAAGACAACCATGCAGGGTGCCGCCGGTCCGGCGCTTCAGCTTTCCGTGCCTCTGGTGGTCGACGCGCGCGCCGCCAGCAATTGGGCCGAAGCGCACTAGCCCAGAAAGTTTAGGGGCCGCCCCGGCGCAGACGAGTGGCCGGGACGGCTACTGGACTAAACTTCCGTCAGGATGTCTGAATACGGAAGGCGGGATTTCGGGAGGGAGGCGTTATAGTCCTGCTCCGGATCGTGATAGCCGAGCGGTACAACGAACAGGGCGGAATAGCCTTTCTCGCGCAGGCCGAACTCTGCATCCAGAACCGGTATCTCGATCCCTTCCATGGGCGTTGCGTCCACACCGAGCGCGGCGGCGCCCAGAAGGAATTGTCCGAGGTTGAGATAGACCTGCTTGTCCATCCAGTGCTGGACATCCTTGAAATCCTGCTTGTGCAAATTCACGAAAAGGGAGCGCCCGCCATGCATGGCCGGCTTGTGGGTTTCCCTGTCCGTATCGAAGCGGCCATCCTTGTCTTCCTGCTCCAGCACGTGCTGCAGATAGTCTTCATCCACGGCAAGTCGGCTGGCGAACACCACGACATGCGAGGCGTTGAGAATGGATGGACGATTGAACGGATACTTCTCCGTCGCCTTGGCAACCCGCTCCTTGCCCTCCTGCGTGGAGGCGATGACAAAATGCCAAGGCTGGATGTTTGTGCTGGACGGGCTGAAGCGTAGCAATTCTTTCAGCTTATCGACCGTTTCGTCCGGAATGCGACGGTTCGGGTCATACGCCTTGGTCGTATGGCGTTTCTTGGCATAGTAAGTGATATCATGTTCCATGAGATAGTCCTTTCAAGGATATTAATTGGAGGAAGTTGCGGGAAGTCTGGATCAGTTCCGGGTGGAGGTGATCTCGAAATGTCCTTCGCTGCGGACATAGAGCAGGCAATCTGTTTTCACGTTGCAAACGAACACATCTGCAGCGTTCGGCGCGCTTGCCACAAAACTGCCGGGCATGAGCACGTGCTTTGCATTTGCGCCGCCCAGTTGGACTTCGGGCTCTCCGGAGATCGAGACGATCTTCAGGTCGGCCCGGTCACCGGAAAGACGAACAGATTGTCCGGCGGGTAGTTTCACCAAGGTGCCGCGCGCACCGGTATCGGCTTCACCGCCCCAGAGAAATGCGACTTCAGCGCCGCCGTCCCGCTCGATCCAGGCGATGTCGGACGCGTCGAGCCAGACAAGGTTTGACCGGTCCAGATTTACCGGACGTTCGCCATTGTCGAATGCGTTTTCGGTTGGCTGAACGAGATACGGGCCTTCATCGATCTCGATATAGGCCATGTTGAATTCACCCTCAGCGGACGTGATGTGAGCTTCTCCAGCGGGCTGGGTCCAGAACGACCCCGCTGGCAGCCACATATTGGCCGCAGCCGGATCGTCATTGTGAATCCGTCCCTCGATCACGACACCTCGGTAGGTCACATTGTGAATGTGGGGTGGCGAGGAAAACCCTTGCTTGAACTGAACCAGAAATCCGGAAGCCCCGGCGGCTGCACGATCTCCCCAAAGCGTTCCGGCTCTCGGGCTCGCATCTCCCCTTGCGGGATTGAGAGGGCCCCAGTCCACATCCGAGGCCGGAACGATTTTGGAGGGCGAAGGCCCATCCTGAACCTGCTGGGCAGTGGCGCATGCCCCCATCATCGCGGCGAGCACCGCTGCGCAACCAAATCCTGAGACGGCATCTCTGAATGAAGCGAATGAGTTCAGCGGCATGAGTAATCCTTCCATGGGGCGGGTTGATCTTGGCGTACGGCACGCCAGATGGGTTCCATCAGTTGACGCCCCCCGATTTATTCATACAAACTGAATGCACAAGTACGCACAATTTTGGCCTATACGCACAGAAAGTATACTGTAAGACATGACCCGCTTCGAGAAATATGACTGTTCCGCTGGCTGCCCCGTGGAGGCGGCCCTGGAAGTGATCGGCGGAAAGTGGAAGGGCGTCACGCTGTTCCATTTGATGGACGGCGTGAAGCGCTTCAATGAATTGCAACGCGATGTCGGCAACGTCACCCAGCGCATGCTGACCAAGCAATTGCGCGAACTGGAAGAGGCTGGCTTGGTGCACCGTGAGGTCTATCCCGTGGTCCCGCCAAAGGTCGAATACAGCCTGACCGAGAAGGGCCAGACGCTGCGCCCCATCCTGAACGCCCTGAAGGCATGGGGCGAAGAGCACGTGTTTGCAGATTGAGCAGGCTGCCGCCAATCTCCCTTAAATTGCCGTAATGTGAGCGTGCGGGTGCCTTGATCCCTTGATTTCATTGCAATTGCGATGAAGGAGGGCTTTTGCCGTGACGCGAACCATGTTTGAACACCGTATGACAAGGCGGCCGGATCCCGTGCACGGATATGCTGTGGCTGAAAAGGATAGAGCGATGACGACTTTGGCACTGGTGGATGATGACGAGAACATCGTGGCGTCCCTGAAGATCTTCTTCGAGGCTGAAGGCTACAATGTGCGCACCTATCATGATGGTGAAGCCGCCCTGCCCGCCCTGACCGAAACCCCGCCGGACATTGCCATCCTGGATGTGAAGATGCCCCGGATGGACGGCATGGAATTGCTGCGCCGGTTGCGCCAGACATCGGAACTGCCGGTCATCTTCCTGACGTCCAAGGACGAAGAGATCGACGAAGTCATCGGCTTCAATATCGGCGCGGATGATTTCGTGCGGAAACCCTGTTCCAATCGCCTGCTGGCGGAACGCGTCAAGGCCGTGCTGCGCCGCGCCCGTGGCGGCGCCTCCGGGACAGAGGAAGGCGACCAGAAGCCGATCGTGCGCGGCAAGCTGACGCTCGACCCGAACCGCCATGCCTGCACCTGGGATGGCCATCCGGTCAGGCTGACCGTGACCGAATTCCTGATCCTGCAGGCCTTGGCGCAACGCCCTGGCTATGTGAAGAGCCGCGACCAGCTGATGGACGCCGCCTATGACGACCAGATCTATGTCGACGATCGCACCATCGACAGCCACATCAAGCGGCTTCGCAAGAAGTTCCGCGAAGTGACGGATGAATTCGACGCAATCGAGACGCTGTATGGTGTCGGCTATCGCTACACCGAATAGACAACACGTCACGGAAATCTATGTCGGCGGGGCGGCCGATACAAAAACCCGCCTCGTCGCCACCTATGCAGAGGAACGCCAGCGCCGGTTCGCGCAGGATGCGTTTCGCGACGCCCGGTATTTTCCGCATTACGCACCACGCCGCATTCTGCGTCTCGCCCGCCAGCGGGCAGACATGGGGCACCTGATCGTGCTGACCGGGCACAGCTGGGGTGGGGATACGGCGCTGCGTGTATTGCGGGCGCTGCATCCGCGCCCGGTCGATCTACTTGTCTGTGTGGACCCGGTGCCGAAATCACGCCTCAACCCGCCTCCGGCGCCAAGAAATGCCGCGCGGATCATCCATGTCGATGCCCGGCCGCGCCTGCCCAACCGGTCGGACCGGATCAAGGATATGGGCCAATGGGTTGGCGGCACGCTGCACCGGCGCCTGTCCGGGGCCGATATGCGGATCATTGTGGACCTCAATCATTTCGCCTTCGCCCAGATGATGCACATGCCCGGCGAGGACGGCGTGTCCGCGGCGGATCTCATCGACCGGATCGGACAGGTCAGGCCAGGCCCAGCCGCCAGGACCAGTTTGGCAGGCTGAGGACGAGCAGGATGAACCCGAGCCCGACCAGGAAGCTGAGCGGTGAATACACCCGGCGATTGAGCGTCAGGAAGGGCAATTCGGGAGTCGCGCGCTCGAAGGCCGGGAGCACACCGATGATGCCGCGCCCCAGAAATGCGATACCGGCGGCAAACCCCATCAGGGCCATCAGCACCTTTCGCGGAAAATCCGGCAGAGGCAGCGTGAAATATCCGCCCAGCCAGGCCGCCAGAACCGCCGCAGCAAACAGCCAGAAGGCGTTCAGCAGGCAGGACCGCAGGGACGGCATCCGGGTGATGCCCCGCCGGCCGATCACGGCCCGCGCCAGCGCCTGTTCATTGGCACAGGGAAAATGGCTGCCAAACGCCCAGAGCGTGTACAATCCGCCCACGATCACGAGGACGCTTACCAGGATGGGAGATATGATCTGCGCAATCATGACTTCACTCCGGCAGCCGGGCGGCCAGCGAAAATGCACCGCCCACTTGCTGTTTTCGCCATCATTCAATAGCCAGACACAAGACTAGCACAAGGAATAGGAAAACTTCATGGCAGATCCGGAAAACACGCTGCTTCTCGAAACCTCGAAGGGGTCGGTCACGATCGAACTGCGCCCGGACCTGGCGCCGGGACATGTCGACCGCATCAAGGAACTCGCCCGCGAAGGGTTTTATGACGGCATCGTCTTCCATCGCGTGATTGACGGCTTCATGGCGCAGGTCGGCTGCCCGCAGGGTACCGGCATGGGCGGCTCGTCCAAGCCGGACCTGAAGGCCGAGTTCAATGCCGAACCGCACGTGCGCGGCACCTGCTCGATGGCCCGCACTTCGGCGCCGCACTCGGCCAACAGCCAGTTCTTCATCTGTTTCGACGATGCCCGCTTCCTCGACCGGCAATACACGGTCTGGGGCCAGGTGACCGAGGGCATGGATGTGGTGGACCAGCTGGCCAAGGGAGAACCGCCGCGCAATCCCGACCGCATTGTCAGCATGAAAGTGGCTGCCGACGCCTGATCGGCGGCACATAGCCAGGCCAGCATGTCAGACCACAAGATCAGGCGAAAAGCATTCACGCGGCACGGGTCGAAGATATTCGGCTCGCGCATCGCCCGACTGATCTTTGCGTCCAACCTTGCCGGCCTGGCCATTCTCATCATCGGCGCCATGGTCCTGAACGAGATGCGCGCCGGTTTTGTGGTCTCAAAGAAGCAGGACCTTGTTGCACAGGCCCAGATCTTCACCAGCCTTCTGGGCGATGATGCGACAACGCCCGAGCCACGCCTGGACGAGGAAGCCGCGCGCCAGACCATTGTCCGCCTGAACCTGCCGGAACGTGTGCGCGCCCGCATCTATCTTCCCGATGGCGACCTGGTCGGCGACAGCTTCTATCTGTCGGAACGCGTCGACATTGACGCCCTGCCGCCCCTGCAGGAACCGAGCAGCTTTGCCCGCCTCGGCGCGAGCCTGTCGGAATGGGCCAGCCGGACCCTTGGCCCCATCATGCCGCGGCGCAGTTCCGACGCGTTGGTGGCCCAGAGCTTCGAGGAAGAGTTCGAAATTGCCGTACGCGGACAGGAAGCGGCCAGCCAGCGCTTCTCCGACCGCGGGCAGCGAGTCATATCGGTCTCCATGCCGGTGCAGCGGGTTTCCGCAGTTGTCGGCGTTCTGACCCTCGAATCGAACGATATCGACGAGATCATCCGCGCAGAGCGGGCCGCGCTGGTTCCCTTCATCGGCGTTGCCGTCCTGGTGGCTTTTGTCACCTCGGTACTCCTGACCCTTGGCATCGCCCGCCCGTTGCGGCGCCTGTCCGTTGCGGCAGACAGGATACGCGCCGGCACATCCGACCGGCTGGACATTCCGGCACTGACCCATCGCAAGGACGAGATCGGCGACCTGGCCGTCTCCATGCAGAGCATGACCGAAGCCCTGCTGGACCGCATCCAGGCAAATGAACAATTCGCGGCAGATGTCGCGCACGAACTGAAGAACCCCCTGACCTCCATCCGCTCAGCCGTCGAAACTGCAGAGCGGGTACAGAATGATCCCGTCGCCAGCAACCGGCTGCGCGAGCTGATCGCACAGGACGTCAAGCGGCTGGACCGTCTCATCACGGACATTTCGAATGCGTCCCGTCTGGAAGCGGAAATGACGCGCGTGCCAACCGAACAGATGGACATTGCCAGCTTCGTCAGCGATGTGGTGCAGACCTATGAGGCCTTCAGCCGGG is a window from the Hyphomonas sp. genome containing:
- a CDS encoding stimulus-sensing domain-containing protein; the encoded protein is MSDHKIRRKAFTRHGSKIFGSRIARLIFASNLAGLAILIIGAMVLNEMRAGFVVSKKQDLVAQAQIFTSLLGDDATTPEPRLDEEAARQTIVRLNLPERVRARIYLPDGDLVGDSFYLSERVDIDALPPLQEPSSFARLGASLSEWASRTLGPIMPRRSSDALVAQSFEEEFEIAVRGQEAASQRFSDRGQRVISVSMPVQRVSAVVGVLTLESNDIDEIIRAERAALVPFIGVAVLVAFVTSVLLTLGIARPLRRLSVAADRIRAGTSDRLDIPALTHRKDEIGDLAVSMQSMTEALLDRIQANEQFAADVAHELKNPLTSIRSAVETAERVQNDPVASNRLRELIAQDVKRLDRLITDISNASRLEAEMTRVPTEQMDIASFVSDVVQTYEAFSREEGAVQVGFRDDTMGARLLVRGRDGPLGQVVRNLIDNARSFSPQGGRVDVIIDQSNDGPQTIARIMVEDHGPGIPEDKLEKIFSRFYTDRPSGTAFGNNSGLGLSIVQQIVSTHRGKVWAENRAEGGARFIVDLPAI